The Spirochaetaceae bacterium DNA window ACTACGCTGCCGGCGCCAACCACTACGTTATCCCCAATGGTAATGCCCGCCAGTACCGTTACATTACCGCCCAGCCAGCAATTATCACCAATAGTAATGGGCAGGCCGTACTCAAGATCGCTGTTACGCACCGCTGCATCTATCGGGTGGCTAGCAGTAAACAAACTTACGCGCGGACCAAAAAGCACATTATGGCCAATTTTAACCTTTGCTACATCTAAAATAATACAGTCGTAATTGGCAAAAAAATTATCGCCAATGGTAATGTTATACCCATAATCACACTTAAAACTAGGTTTAATCCGACTGTTTTGGCCAAAACCGGCAAATAATTGCTCTAACAACGCACGGCGATAATCAGCCTGAGCCCGCAAGGTATTATTATACTTATAAAGTAGTTCTTCAGTTTGAGCACGAATAGCCCGCAGCTCTGTATCGGCTGCCGAGTAAAGATTGCCGCTTAACATACGCTCTTTTTCGGTCATTTCATTTTCCTTGTCA harbors:
- a CDS encoding sugar O-acetyltransferase, which codes for MTEKERMLSGNLYSAADTELRAIRAQTEELLYKYNNTLRAQADYRRALLEQLFAGFGQNSRIKPSFKCDYGYNITIGDNFFANYDCIILDVAKVKIGHNVLFGPRVSLFTASHPIDAAVRNSDLEYGLPITIGDNCWLGGNVTVLAGITIGDNVVVGAGSVVTKDIPSNVIAVGNPCKILCEITSKDQFYWQDKKREYEQS